ATCTGAATTTGAATTATGGGACCCAGagcaaaaaaaatatgtcatttCTCTGTCTGATGTCTGATGAAGgtaaaaatgtcagaagaaattatctgaagagaaaagaaaatggctttCAATTATTTGAGCGCCCAGATCTACAAATGAGGCTGAGCCCCGTTCCCTAGTGGGACAATACTTTGAAGTTGAGAGAGTGATGGAAGGATTGTGTTGACGGTATTCAGACTACGGATTCTACTTTTTCTGAACCGAAGACAAGTATAATAGCTCTGCCACTGAAAGAGTCCCTCCCCACTGTGATAATAGTTAGATATGTGTCCACAAGTGTGCATGTTCCTCGTGTATTACCGCTCAGAGAACATGTtatgtaatttctttgttttatggtGTGCATTCTTCAAATAGCACGAGACTCCTAATTATGGTCCTAAAGATGAGAAACAGTAAGCTGTGGGGAGGTAAGCAGAAATAAATTGTCTAATTTAATAGATAGAAACTCCACAACAGTGAGTGTCTCTTTAATAGACCCGAAGAATTGGAGAAGGAAAAAGTTTACATAATTAGCTTGAAATTAGAGTGAGTTTTTACTAAGTGTCAAATGGcagttaaatccaaataaatatccaaatattGTTTGCCTGTGTCCctttaaaacaaagcaatgcCCACTTGCAAACAAAATTTCATGACAATCCCTCCAATAGTTGTCGAGACATTTCACTCTACATTTCATTCTACACTTTTACTAATGCCAACCTCATGGTGCTGTTAAAGTCAGGGATCACCAACGTATATGATTCATCCTCAAAGGACTATGAATAAACAGCTGTAttcaaatttcatggcaatccgtctaatataaatacatataaatatgtatgcatatacagtggggctcaaaagtttgggcaccccaggtaaaaatttgtagtaatgtgcataaagaagccaagaaaagatggaaaaatctccaaaaggcatcaaatgacagattagacatttgtataatatgtcacaaaaagttagattttatttccgtcatttgcactttcaaaataacagcaaacataaaaaatgctgtctgcaaaagtttgggcaccttTTGAGAAATAGCATGTATATGTTTTGTCTGTTAAGTGTCTTATAATGGTGGTGGGGCTCCCAGTCCCCAAGAACTGAATGGCaaataattatatttacctATTGATACTCATAATAATCGTGAAACAATCTGTTGGATTTCTAGCATGAGTCAAGATGAAAAGAGCTTCCCTCATCAGTGAGTTTGTATCACCGTGAGTGAAGGATCAGGGTCTTGAAATACAACTTAGGCTTTCTACTGAGAGATCTGATGAAGTTAAAAACGTGACTTTCTCCACCTTGTTCCTTTGCGAGCAATGCAAATAACAGCTCTAAACCAACCCTGCccaacaaaaaatgaatgtgaaaacacCCAGGGAATCAACTCCTTATCATGACGACATCAAAGGTCACTCTGGGCTACCTGTAAACAACATGGAGTAATTAATATGTCAATCAGTCTTCCTTTTGTGCTGATGGGCTCCCTCGGCTGTCTGCTGAACACTTGATTGGACGGTGAGACGGCCTTTAAACTTTGTCCCTTATAACAGACTCAGGCGCTCCTCTCAAACGTCAAAGCCTCAGAGAGGAACGGCTTGATCTGGTTGGGTATTTTAATCCTGCTGGATAGCTTCACTGTCACTTCATCAACTTTTGCTCTCATGTTGGAATTATGACTCTGAATACAGACGAGGTAAGACACATTTGTATTCGGGTAACTGGGTGCGACTATGTGTGAGAGAATGATTCAGACTGTAGTGTTTAGAGTGTgcgtaaagaaagaaaattaacagttttaaaGAAGATTAGAGTGGATGTGTATTGATTTGATCAAAGGCAAGTGTGGGATATGTAGCTCTCACTAATGTAATCATTTcctgaaaatgtaatcaaatgaaCTTAACATGATCACATGTACTAAAACCCAATAATATCTAGGGTTGTGTATCATTTTGGATGTTGTACTgtaacttttaaaacaaatccgATCCAAGTGCTACCAGTTGCTTAGGAACCGGTTCCATAGTGGAACCGGGTTAACCCTTGACCAATAATGTGATAAAATGTCCTGACggattttttcaaaaactgttgACTTGACTCAGATGAAAACGTATATTTCATGGAGACTGAATGGCTTTGCCTGATAACAAAGTACCCCTTCCCATCTGTTGTAAATGTTAAACTCTACATAAAGTctagagtttactaaaaaaaacttgcagGCAGCAGGAGAAACATTGCTGCACATATTCAGCatcaatttataataataactgGATACTGGATCCAAAATGGCGCCCTTTCAGTCAGCAGTGCAGTAGTGTTTCTTCACAGTCATGAGTTCACGCTCGGCCCATGAACTTTACATTGTGGTGTTGTTGCAggtttttatgaagtttttcaCATCACAATATCCATGGAAATAAGTGTTCATAATAGAAAGTCATAATCAACcttgtttgcattttttggTGTCCTGGCATCAGTTTTACAGACGCTTCTTTTACAATGGGGTCAAAGGGGTGAATCCTTTTTTGTTTCAATATTCCAAGTGGCCACTGGAAAAATAAACCCATGGCCTGGACAAAATGGATTTTCATGTGATATGTGATTCTGCCATTCATATATgtaacattattacattatctgtCAAAATCatcagttttgaaaaaaaggggaCCCACCTGAAAGGTATAACGTTATATCAGTCCAGACATTTTGTTCCATTATTGGTCAAGTTGTTCCATTATGGTTTGATTAAATTGTTGATCAGGttgaaatgttattattttttcagttattaCACTTTCAGgaattttttacattattggaTGCTCCAAGGCTGGCCATTCAGCTTTTCctctaaaaagaaaactgtggaACACTTCCACTACAGACCCAACGCTCAGACTAGTTCTTCGTTTCAGGTTCATGGTGGGATGGATCTCTTTGACTACCTGCACAGGAACACAGATGAAACCACTGATTGCCACAGCAACCAATCATGGACTATCACAATTCATGAAGTGAGTACGGCCGTCTGCACCACCCAAAGTCACTTAGGGGACAACATGACCGCCACCACAAATCTCAAAATCTGACGCAGAGTGTGATCTGGATTCTCAACAGGGGTCATGGGATATTGAACTGACTCTTAGGAGATAGAGGATCTCATTCAGTTTCATTGGGTTTCCCTGTGTGGTTCCAATTGTCTCTGACATCAATGAGACAAACTGAGCTCAACGAATTGAATGACTGGTGTGTTTTATGTTCTTGTCTCTGCTTATGTGGGAATATGGTTGTTTGATTTAGCCGGGATATCCAGCAGTGGTGGTGTTATGGGAAAAATGCTTGCATACCCTCTTTCTCCTCAGACCCTGAGCACCCAGGGAAGTGCTGCCGATGACTTCCTGGACTCCCTGCTGGGGGGGAGCGTCTCCTCCTCGGCTCCAGCGTCCCCCCTGTGGTCACCCTGCACCActgacagcggcatcaacgagGACACCCCGTCAGATCCCAAAGACAGCTTTCACCCACACTTCTGCACAGCCTTTCCAGCCTTTGATACGCAGTCTTTCCCTCTGCCTCCAGTTCCAGAGAACAAGCCACCACCAAATGAAAAGACGACTGACGTTTCCATTGATCTGGGTAAGACTtggagtaaaaagaaaacatatgaTGTACTAATATTTTATACtgggaagaaacaaaaagcacaggGAAACCTGCAACTACAGTGAGCCAAGAACCATGGCACTGGACTGTCAGGTATAAAACAAAGGCTTAATGTGAAATCTATCCATTTGTGCTTTAACTGGGCATCTTGACAGGTCCTGTCCTTTCAGAGAGCAAATTATTTTAACAGGTGAAAGTAGCAGCACCAGCTGGAAGGCACTAGGATTAGGcgatggttagggttaggttagggtagaAACGTAGCGCCCTGGATGGGCGCTGCGAGGGGCACGGGCACAAAGGGACCACCGGTGTGAATAAAACtcttaaaacctctttaaaaaaCCTGGCTCGGTTCTAAAAAGTCGTTTAAAAGAAGGTCAAATGTTCAGAGCAGGGTAAAAGAACCACAGGACAGGACGGACAGCTGgaaaataacactttaaataaaaggtctCCCCCGCTCCTGCTCGGCTCCTCTCCCTGAGACACAACCacataattacaaaaataaactacttaaataagtaaaataaatactctacagagagaaaaaaaaagtcctgtagataaataaaataatgaaatgaataaaaaatatatagaaagaGAGTAAGAGTTatgtagataaataaaatgcccGGTGTCCCAATCTAAAAGAAATTctatttaaacatgttaaaatcattatttgacataaattaattttgaaaataacatttaaaaggtACTAAAATACTGTTTGAATTACTTCCCCCCTAAGGATAAAAATTACACAGTgcatggttagggttagggggttatggttagggtaagggggttatggttagggttagggggttatgGTTAGAGGGTTAGGGGGTTAtggggttatggttagggttagggggtatGGGTTAgggggttatggttagggttagggggttatgGTTAGAGGGTTagagggttagggggttagggggttatgattagggttagggggtaTGGGTTAGggggttatggttatggttagggggttatggttagggttagggggttggggttaggcttagggggttaaggttagggttagggggttaaaGTTTAGGGTTAGAGCCACCATAGAGCAATTCATCATGAGTATAGATTTTGAACGGCCCCTTTCACATCGCTGATTATTGAACCCTCCGTGctaacatcatttaaaattgaCTAAGCAAACCACATTTGCAACGacaaaaatatatcaaacaCAGATACAGTGGGCTATGACATATATTTGGTAAAGTGTTTTGTAAAGAACAGCAGGGTGCTCCAGTCACAGAGTTCAGTTCCAAAAGCAGAAATAGTTTGTGTTTTGCAGAAATGCAATGGGGGGCAATTTTGTGAATCCTCACCTGCTGTTTTGCTGGTTGGATGTGCAGGCTGGGAGTCCGACGGCCTCCAGGAGCAGCTGGGCATCGCACACTACCTCACCCCGAACCGCACCCCCCCACTGTCGTCCAGTCAGGCTCTCTCGGTGAAGGACCTGCTGCTTTCCAGTCCGGGGCAGACAGTAAGGAGAGAATATTTCTGTGAAAGAATGAGACTTGTTAGACTTTCTTACCAATGGGGACATTCAATGAAGACATTTCAGTCTCGGTCCTCtgaataaatcaaacaaagagaCATTTTTTGTTATGACCTGTCCCACTCCGAGAGCAATAGAGAGCAGTTTGCACAAAATTTTATGAGCTGCTCCACTCCAGTGCCGCCTCTTGGTAAACTGCACAGAGAGTCACTGGAATATTCTGTCCATCTGGTTCGCAGGCGCAGCGATTCCCCCAGCATTCCCTGCAAGAGCTTGTTCTTAATGAGGATGAGAAGAAGCTCCTGGCTAAAGAAGGGGTGAACCTACCCAGCAAACTGCCCCTGtccaaggtacacacacacacacacacacacacacacacacacttcctcctctctctggcacacacatgcatcaaaATCTGTATCCCCAGTTGCACAATCTCTGCCAGTTGTcgcccccccccttctccccctCTCCAACCTAGTTTCTCCTCTTATGCCCTTTCTTGTCCCTATCCTCTCGTGGGTTTCATCACCCTGACAAGTTTGAAGAGAGGGTTTTGAAGAAGATCCAGCGGAAAATTCGCAACAAGCGCTCAGCTCAAGAAAGTcggaagaagaagagggaataTGTTCATAATCTGGAGGGAAGGTAGGAGCCCAGTGCACTCTGCATCCTCATTACAGCGATATTATCTCTGCAAACACTGGCCTAGAAAATGAAACTTCTATTTCTAGTCATTTGTTGTGCTCCAAGCTGAATCACTCTACATACACTTGATTAGGAAGGGAACATtttgtaaagaagaaaatgtcaaatgaacttttgtttttatcattgttgATGAAGCAAGTGTTTTCCTTACAGAAATATTCACAGCAACAGAGGTGGTTTGTTTAGAATATAAAGACAAAGTACGCTGCAGATTTTGACTTCAACTCTCTACTGACATTTTTGCTAAATAAGATTTTAAATCAACAGTCTCATCTCCAGCATTTGCATTTATGCTGATTGTAAACAACACATATTTTAGATTGTGACCATATACCAGTGGAGGAACAAGTATTCCGATcctttacctaagtaaaagtactactacCACACTGTGAACATACTCTAAATACTCTATA
The window above is part of the Etheostoma cragini isolate CJK2018 chromosome 12, CSU_Ecrag_1.0, whole genome shotgun sequence genome. Proteins encoded here:
- the LOC117954839 gene encoding cyclic AMP-responsive element-binding protein 3-like protein 3-A isoform X1; this encodes MTLNTDEVHGGMDLFDYLHRNTDETTDCHSNQSWTITIHETLSTQGSAADDFLDSLLGGSVSSSAPASPLWSPCTTDSGINEDTPSDPKDSFHPHFCTAFPAFDTQSFPLPPVPENKPPPNEKTTDVSIDLGWESDGLQEQLGIAHYLTPNRTPPLSSSQALSVKDLLLSSPGQTAQRFPQHSLQELVLNEDEKKLLAKEGVNLPSKLPLSKFEERVLKKIQRKIRNKRSAQESRKKKREYVHNLEGRMSACRAYNLKLQGRVQQLEETNNDLLEQLSRLQALLPNTSGKSTHRGTCIMVLLLSFSLLISSNLQPDPYSHSSQEEYTQTKVPSRTLQSMDEGRDAAPLPLFSVSRGFEALCRLMDRSPCSRFPIVSPPQGPVQPLISSGPPGGKT
- the LOC117954839 gene encoding cyclic AMP-responsive element-binding protein 3-like protein 3-A isoform X2, whose translation is MTLNTDETLSTQGSAADDFLDSLLGGSVSSSAPASPLWSPCTTDSGINEDTPSDPKDSFHPHFCTAFPAFDTQSFPLPPVPENKPPPNEKTTDVSIDLGWESDGLQEQLGIAHYLTPNRTPPLSSSQALSVKDLLLSSPGQTAQRFPQHSLQELVLNEDEKKLLAKEGVNLPSKLPLSKFEERVLKKIQRKIRNKRSAQESRKKKREYVHNLEGRMSACRAYNLKLQGRVQQLEETNNDLLEQLSRLQALLPNTSGKSTHRGTCIMVLLLSFSLLISSNLQPDPYSHSSQEEYTQTKVPSRTLQSMDEGRDAAPLPLFSVSRGFEALCRLMDRSPCSRFPIVSPPQGPVQPLISSGPPGGKT